The following are encoded together in the Cerasicoccus sp. TK19100 genome:
- a CDS encoding slipin family protein, whose protein sequence is MIPIKYVTIPYEHFGLVYRDGRFVKLLKPGRTWYFDPLWRVTIGKLWQGKPWIEMPATQLRQLRESPAIQEHAVFVDLKDTQRALVWLDGRFHGILEPGLYAYWKTIVDVRVEVMDVRNILFRHDEADVILKTSVAKRFLDVYETPENLGSVVYVDGRFHTVFGPGTIGYWKNGLTVRRETFALPWLPMQDSELEKLREGGQLDAVASFVDVQDTQRALVWFSGRFHCILGPGLYAYLKEGSEARVNLVDATMPQFIYDELDVIFKHAEALRQLAVYDIADTEQGVLYQDGKFSELLSPGRYAFWKDVGNVRVRQYDLREQVLDVSGQEIMTADKVTLRLNAVLTYRIVDVRKAAETVKDAEQALYRELQLIIRAEVGGRTLDELLSDKTAVAHDALKSIQEKAAGYGLEVKGLGIRDVILPGDMKELLNQVIEAEKAAQANVIKRREETAAMRSQLNTAKMIEDNPMLLRLRELETVEKIAEKTNLQIFVGDGQGLTKSIVKLV, encoded by the coding sequence ATGATTCCGATCAAATATGTTACTATTCCGTACGAGCACTTCGGTCTCGTCTATCGTGACGGACGTTTCGTGAAGCTGCTGAAGCCGGGTCGCACCTGGTACTTCGATCCACTCTGGCGAGTCACGATCGGTAAGCTCTGGCAGGGCAAGCCGTGGATCGAAATGCCGGCGACGCAGCTGCGTCAGCTCCGCGAATCTCCCGCCATCCAGGAGCACGCAGTGTTCGTCGACCTGAAGGACACGCAGCGTGCTTTGGTTTGGTTGGACGGCCGTTTCCACGGTATCCTCGAGCCGGGGCTCTACGCCTACTGGAAGACCATCGTCGATGTCCGCGTGGAAGTCATGGATGTGCGCAACATCCTGTTCCGCCACGACGAAGCCGATGTCATCCTGAAGACGTCCGTTGCGAAGCGATTCCTTGACGTATACGAAACGCCCGAAAACCTCGGGAGCGTCGTTTACGTGGATGGCCGTTTCCACACCGTGTTCGGCCCGGGAACGATTGGCTACTGGAAGAACGGCTTGACCGTTCGCCGCGAAACCTTCGCCCTCCCGTGGCTGCCGATGCAGGACAGCGAACTCGAAAAGCTCCGCGAAGGCGGGCAGCTTGACGCGGTCGCATCCTTCGTCGACGTGCAGGACACCCAGCGTGCGCTGGTGTGGTTCAGCGGTCGCTTCCATTGCATCCTTGGCCCGGGCCTCTACGCTTACCTGAAGGAAGGCAGCGAGGCCCGCGTCAACCTGGTCGATGCGACGATGCCGCAGTTCATCTACGATGAGCTCGACGTCATCTTCAAGCACGCGGAGGCGCTTCGCCAGCTCGCGGTCTACGACATCGCAGACACCGAGCAGGGCGTGCTTTACCAGGACGGGAAGTTCTCTGAACTTCTCTCTCCGGGCCGCTACGCGTTCTGGAAGGATGTGGGCAACGTCCGTGTCCGCCAATACGACTTGCGTGAGCAAGTGCTCGATGTGAGCGGTCAGGAAATCATGACGGCAGACAAGGTCACCCTTCGTCTGAACGCCGTGCTGACCTACCGCATCGTTGATGTCCGCAAGGCGGCTGAAACCGTGAAGGACGCCGAACAGGCGCTCTACCGCGAGCTACAGCTGATCATCCGCGCGGAAGTGGGCGGACGCACGCTTGACGAACTTCTCTCGGACAAGACTGCAGTCGCGCACGACGCGCTGAAGTCCATCCAGGAGAAGGCGGCGGGCTACGGGCTCGAAGTCAAGGGGCTGGGGATCCGCGATGTCATCCTGCCGGGTGACATGAAGGAACTCCTGAACCAGGTCATCGAAGCCGAAAAGGCCGCTCAGGCCAACGTCATCAAGCGTCGTGAGGAAACGGCCGCCATGCGCAGCCAGCTCAACACGGCGAAAATGATCGAAGACAACCCGATGCTCCTGCGCCTGCGCGAGCTCGAGACGGTCGAAAAGATCGCTGAAAAGACGAACCTGCAAATCTTCGTTGGGGATGGGCAGGGGCTCACCAAGAGCATCGTCAAACTAGTCTAA
- a CDS encoding HNH endonuclease — translation MSKKIKEDIICSLCGRLTPAKHAEKHHLVPRSKGGVDTIDVCRNCGDQVHKLFSNLELRDEYNTLEKLWTAPGMEKWIRWVRKQDGFTFSMKSPKGRKPDK, via the coding sequence ATGTCGAAGAAAATCAAGGAAGACATCATCTGCTCTCTCTGCGGACGACTGACTCCGGCCAAGCATGCCGAGAAGCATCACCTCGTGCCGCGCTCCAAGGGTGGGGTGGATACGATCGACGTTTGCCGAAACTGCGGCGACCAGGTCCATAAGTTGTTTTCGAATCTCGAGCTCCGTGACGAATACAACACGCTGGAAAAACTCTGGACCGCACCGGGCATGGAGAAGTGGATCCGCTGGGTCCGCAAGCAGGACGGCTTTACGTTTTCGATGAAATCGCCGAAGGGCCGTAAGCCGGATAAGTAA
- a CDS encoding aldo/keto reductase, whose product MHYRRFGRTELQMPVITAGGMRYQQSWDDVPGDEIKKEEQERITSCIHRALDLGINHIETARGYGSSERQLGWLLKDIPREKYILQSKVAPQEDPKEFEKILNDTFDRLGCDYLDLFGFHGINLEHLIDWTVRPGGCMEVARRWQKEGRIKHIGFSTHAPCDTIIKAIETDEFDYVNLHWYFINQTNWRAVEAATRHDMGVFIISPNDKGGQLFNPPQKLVDLCAPLTPMGFNSLFCLRRPEVHTLSVGVAQPDQYDPQIDALEHYDNIDAVISPIEARIDAAIKAELGDDWWPHYTEGLPTYLEVPGEVNVQYILRLWTLAKGLDMDGYGKYRYGMIGNGGHWMAGQKADGFEDEAMIKALNGHPFAKKIPDILREAHEMFKGEERKPKSSA is encoded by the coding sequence ATGCACTACCGTCGATTTGGCCGAACCGAACTTCAAATGCCCGTCATCACCGCTGGTGGCATGCGCTATCAGCAAAGCTGGGATGATGTGCCCGGTGACGAAATCAAGAAGGAGGAGCAGGAGCGAATCACGAGCTGCATCCACCGCGCGTTGGATCTCGGCATCAACCACATCGAGACCGCTCGCGGCTACGGCAGCTCGGAGCGTCAGTTGGGGTGGTTGTTGAAAGACATTCCGCGCGAGAAATACATTTTGCAGAGCAAGGTGGCGCCGCAGGAGGACCCGAAGGAATTCGAGAAAATCCTCAACGACACCTTCGACCGCCTAGGCTGCGATTACCTGGATCTGTTTGGTTTTCATGGCATTAACCTGGAGCACCTCATCGACTGGACCGTGCGCCCGGGTGGCTGCATGGAGGTTGCGCGTCGCTGGCAAAAGGAAGGCCGCATCAAGCACATTGGATTCTCTACCCACGCGCCGTGCGACACCATTATCAAGGCCATCGAAACCGACGAGTTCGACTACGTGAACCTACACTGGTATTTCATTAACCAGACGAACTGGCGCGCTGTCGAAGCCGCGACCAGGCACGACATGGGCGTGTTCATCATTAGCCCCAATGATAAGGGCGGGCAGCTCTTTAACCCACCGCAAAAGCTGGTCGATCTATGTGCGCCGCTGACGCCGATGGGCTTCAACTCACTGTTTTGCTTGCGCCGCCCCGAGGTCCACACGCTCAGCGTGGGCGTTGCGCAGCCGGACCAATATGATCCGCAAATCGATGCTCTGGAGCATTACGATAACATCGATGCCGTCATCTCGCCAATCGAGGCACGTATCGACGCTGCGATTAAGGCCGAGCTGGGTGATGATTGGTGGCCACATTACACGGAAGGTTTGCCGACTTATCTGGAAGTTCCGGGCGAAGTTAATGTGCAATACATCTTGCGTTTGTGGACGCTGGCCAAGGGCCTCGATATGGATGGCTACGGCAAATACCGCTACGGCATGATCGGCAACGGCGGGCATTGGATGGCCGGGCAAAAGGCCGATGGTTTTGAGGACGAAGCGATGATCAAGGCGCTCAATGGCCATCCGTTCGCCAAGAAAATCCCCGACATCCTGCGCGAGGCGCACGAGATGTTTAAGGGCGAAGAGCGCAAGCCGAAG